A stretch of the Thiomicrospira pelophila DSM 1534 genome encodes the following:
- the aroG gene encoding 3-deoxy-7-phosphoheptulonate synthase AroG, which translates to MTQYQTDDLRINHITEVRPPIDLHEKFPLSETASKTVYDTRQQIHNILKGEDDRLLVVIGPCSIHDTKAGLEYAQRLKQQIDHFEKDLLIVMRVYFEKPRTTVGWKGLINDPDLNETFQINKGLELARGFLVDVNNLGVPAATEFLDLISPQYVSDLISWGAIGARTTESQGHRELASGLSCPVGFKNGTDGGFKVAVDAIRAANKPHIFLSLTKTGHSAIFSTTGNQDCHVILRGGNSGPNYEPEFVADAVNQLKAAEVQARLMIDCSHANSSKNHERQMIVAQSIADQLARGSQHIMGAMVESHLVGGRQDVTPDQDLVYGQSITDACIDWDSSEKLLENLAQGVRARRKK; encoded by the coding sequence ATGACGCAATATCAAACTGACGACCTTCGCATTAATCACATTACAGAAGTGCGCCCGCCAATTGATTTACACGAAAAGTTTCCCTTATCAGAAACTGCATCCAAGACTGTGTATGACACGCGTCAACAAATTCACAACATTCTTAAAGGCGAAGACGATCGTTTATTAGTCGTAATCGGGCCTTGCTCTATCCACGATACAAAAGCCGGCTTGGAGTATGCCCAGCGTTTAAAACAACAAATCGATCACTTTGAAAAAGACCTGCTAATTGTAATGCGAGTCTATTTTGAAAAGCCACGTACAACTGTAGGCTGGAAAGGCTTAATTAATGACCCGGACTTAAATGAAACCTTCCAAATTAACAAAGGCTTGGAGTTAGCTCGCGGCTTTTTGGTTGATGTAAATAACCTTGGTGTGCCGGCGGCAACTGAATTTTTAGACTTAATCTCACCGCAATACGTATCAGACTTAATTAGCTGGGGTGCGATTGGCGCTCGCACTACCGAAAGTCAAGGACACCGTGAGCTGGCCTCAGGCCTCTCCTGCCCGGTAGGTTTTAAAAACGGTACCGATGGTGGGTTTAAAGTAGCAGTAGATGCAATTCGCGCAGCCAACAAACCACACATTTTCTTATCGCTCACCAAAACTGGTCATTCAGCGATATTCTCCACCACTGGCAATCAAGATTGCCATGTAATTTTGCGTGGTGGTAACTCAGGACCAAACTACGAACCAGAATTTGTCGCTGATGCGGTGAATCAACTTAAAGCCGCCGAAGTACAGGCTCGTTTGATGATTGATTGTAGCCATGCTAATAGCAGCAAAAACCATGAACGCCAAATGATTGTGGCACAATCGATTGCCGATCAATTAGCACGCGGCTCTCAACATATTATGGGTGCGATGGTTGAAAGCCATCTAGTGGGCGGCCGACAAGATGTCACACCGGATCAAGACTTGGTTTATGGTCAAAGCATCACCGATGCCTGTATTGACTGGGATAGCAGTGAAAAACTGTTGGAAAACTTGGCACAAGGCGTTCGAGCCCGCCGAAAGAAATAA
- a CDS encoding DUF3579 domain-containing protein, with the protein MAQHCKYIIEGMTEDGRKFRPSDWIDRISSMMASYGQSHRLVYSELLHPELYNGVKCLIIDTELEVKNPSMFEYVMHFAKSNNLKMSKVCDLESVKLGA; encoded by the coding sequence TTGGCCCAACACTGCAAATACATTATTGAAGGTATGACTGAAGACGGTCGTAAATTCCGCCCGAGTGACTGGATTGACCGTATTTCTTCGATGATGGCGTCCTACGGACAATCCCATCGTTTGGTTTATTCAGAACTCTTACACCCAGAATTATATAATGGCGTGAAATGTTTAATTATTGATACTGAGCTTGAGGTAAAAAATCCCAGTATGTTTGAGTATGTGATGCATTTTGCCAAAAGTAATAATCTGAAAATGTCCAAGGTATGTGACTTAGAGAGCGTCAAACTCGGCGCATAA
- a CDS encoding prepilin peptidase, translated as MSELFITGLLGLVLGSFISMLSWRLPRIMFHPADEQLKAISLGGSHCPKCESPLAWYQLIPLFSWLVSLGRCQTCKQPISWRYPLIEISATALALLAIWQFGFNMSGLIGALFLLWLLTISVIDLEHHLILDNLSLPLLWVGLLLNTLGHFTDPQQAILGAVFGYGILWLIYQIHFRLTDKHGMGYGDFKLTAALGAWFGVSALPQIIVVAAISSLVIAILLIMTRKQAWQSHMAFGPFLAIGGAVQLFAGEQALIEWVLKFA; from the coding sequence ATGAGCGAGTTGTTTATTACTGGCCTTTTAGGCTTGGTGCTTGGTAGTTTTATCTCAATGCTAAGTTGGCGTTTGCCACGCATTATGTTTCATCCAGCAGACGAACAACTTAAAGCCATCAGTCTGGGTGGCTCACACTGCCCTAAATGCGAGTCACCGTTAGCTTGGTATCAGTTAATTCCACTATTTAGCTGGCTTGTTAGTTTAGGTCGTTGCCAAACTTGCAAACAACCGATTTCTTGGCGTTATCCACTCATTGAAATTAGCGCAACCGCCTTGGCCCTTCTAGCGATTTGGCAGTTCGGATTTAATATGAGTGGACTAATTGGCGCGCTATTTTTGCTCTGGCTCCTCACCATCAGCGTGATTGATTTAGAACACCACTTAATTCTCGACAACCTGAGCCTGCCGCTACTTTGGGTCGGCCTACTCCTCAACACTCTTGGCCACTTTACCGATCCACAGCAAGCGATATTAGGTGCCGTCTTTGGTTATGGCATCCTCTGGTTAATCTATCAAATTCATTTTCGTCTGACCGACAAGCACGGCATGGGTTATGGTGACTTTAAATTAACGGCCGCGTTGGGTGCTTGGTTTGGCGTAAGTGCATTACCGCAAATTATAGTGGTTGCTGCTATCAGCAGCCTAGTTATTGCGATTCTACTTATTATGACTCGCAAACAAGCCTGGCAAAGCCATATGGCATTTGGGCCATTTCTGGCGATCGGCGGCGCGGTTCAGTTATTTGCAGGGGAGCAAGCCCTAATTGAATGGGTACTTAAGTTTGCTTAA
- a CDS encoding STAS domain-containing protein, with amino-acid sequence MSISSHVENKTLHLQVIGALTVDIFNEFENAYAQKQLDHIIIDLLQCNHIDSGGLGMLLQMRDRMGQDASKITIKNMSQDIQKIFEVVRFEQLFKMA; translated from the coding sequence ATGAGCATAAGCAGTCACGTAGAAAACAAAACCCTTCACCTACAAGTGATTGGCGCACTAACTGTTGATATTTTTAATGAATTTGAAAATGCTTATGCTCAAAAACAGCTTGACCACATTATTATTGACCTATTGCAATGCAATCATATCGACAGTGGCGGATTAGGCATGTTGTTGCAAATGCGGGATCGAATGGGACAGGATGCAAGCAAAATCACCATCAAAAACATGTCTCAGGACATTCAAAAAATATTTGAAGTAGTACGATTCGAACAGCTGTTTAAGATGGCGTAA
- the queD gene encoding 6-carboxytetrahydropterin synthase QueD, whose translation MAQQFTLKTLLDFAAAHSLRGYDGDCAKLHGHNWKVEVEVSGNRLNDIGMLIDFKQIKQHAKQAVQELDHTFLNDHPHFQRVNPTAENIAQYLYTEIAKRIETEDVKMHRITIWENDRNCVIYSE comes from the coding sequence ATGGCACAGCAATTTACCCTTAAAACTTTACTCGACTTTGCCGCCGCTCACAGCTTACGTGGCTATGATGGTGACTGCGCAAAATTGCATGGCCACAACTGGAAGGTCGAAGTAGAAGTATCTGGCAATAGACTTAACGATATCGGTATGTTGATTGATTTTAAGCAAATCAAACAACACGCCAAACAAGCCGTGCAAGAACTGGATCACACTTTTTTGAACGATCATCCCCATTTTCAGCGCGTTAACCCAACCGCTGAAAACATTGCACAATACCTTTACACCGAAATTGCAAAACGCATTGAAACCGAAGACGTCAAAATGCACCGCATCACGATTTGGGAAAATGATCGAAATTGCGTTATCTATTCTGAATAA
- a CDS encoding polyprenyl synthetase family protein, which translates to MNAQLQAYQQHLETVLNQTLDQYLKTTPEPLNQAIRYASLSPGKRIRPALVFAIGEGLGIERQQVEPAACAIELIHSYSLVHDDLPAMDDDDLRRGQPTCHKQFDEATAILVGDAQQTLAFEILTKATQLSAPTIIKSLNILCQASGPNGMIGGQILDIHSENKQLDLAKLTQLHQMKTGALIKAALLLGAAPHTDFEQLQPALSKLGEALGLAFQIQDDIIDIESNTATLGKTQGRDQQLNKSTFPSLMGMQAAKALRDQTIDLAHKHHQNLPFQSLFLHDLINFIAQRQH; encoded by the coding sequence GTGAACGCCCAATTGCAAGCCTATCAACAGCATTTAGAAACGGTATTAAACCAAACATTGGATCAATATCTAAAAACCACACCCGAACCTTTAAATCAAGCCATACGTTACGCGAGTCTGAGCCCAGGCAAACGTATTCGCCCGGCTTTAGTATTTGCGATTGGCGAGGGACTTGGAATCGAACGTCAACAAGTAGAGCCTGCGGCCTGTGCGATAGAATTAATTCACAGCTATTCACTCGTGCATGACGATCTACCCGCCATGGACGATGATGACTTGCGGCGAGGCCAGCCCACCTGTCACAAACAATTCGACGAGGCCACTGCGATTTTAGTTGGAGATGCTCAACAAACCTTGGCTTTTGAAATTCTAACCAAGGCCACACAGCTGTCAGCGCCAACAATTATTAAAAGCTTAAACATCCTATGCCAGGCTAGCGGACCAAATGGCATGATTGGTGGTCAGATATTGGACATCCATAGTGAAAATAAACAGCTCGATTTAGCCAAACTCACACAACTCCACCAGATGAAAACCGGCGCGCTCATTAAAGCCGCGTTACTGCTCGGCGCCGCACCCCATACCGACTTTGAACAACTCCAGCCCGCTCTATCAAAACTTGGCGAAGCGCTGGGATTAGCCTTTCAAATTCAAGATGACATTATTGATATTGAAAGCAATACGGCTACCCTGGGCAAAACCCAAGGTAGAGACCAACAACTCAATAAATCGACCTTTCCGAGCTTAATGGGAATGCAAGCGGCGAAAGCATTACGCGACCAAACAATTGATCTGGCGCATAAACACCATCAAAACTTACCTTTCCAAAGTCTTTTCCTGCATGATTTAATTAACTTTATTGCCCAGCGCCAACACTAA
- a CDS encoding SDR family NAD(P)-dependent oxidoreductase: MPIPITPPQTILITGCSSGIGHHCAHALQNLGYRVIACVRQTQDIQRLREEGLHVIQLNLADPDSVDQAWSEALELSNNQVDALFNNAAFGLPGAVEDLSREALEHQFATNVFGTQQLTNLAIKHMRQQGHGRIIYNSSVLGFAAMAYRGAYNASKYAIEGLADTLRVELKHDPIQICLIEPGPILSRFRANAYREFKQWVEPLSQNSVHQANYQSMVARLAKTEASAPFTLGPDAVCKALLHALQSKRPKTRYRVTLPTKAFALLKRLLPTRALDWVLAKAGGDGRR, from the coding sequence ATGCCAATCCCTATCACCCCTCCACAAACCATTTTAATAACGGGTTGCTCCAGCGGCATTGGACATCACTGCGCGCACGCCTTACAAAACTTAGGCTATCGAGTGATTGCTTGTGTACGCCAAACGCAAGATATACAACGCCTGCGCGAAGAAGGCTTACACGTGATTCAACTGAATTTAGCTGACCCAGATTCCGTTGACCAGGCCTGGTCTGAAGCGCTTGAACTCAGCAATAACCAGGTCGATGCCTTATTTAACAATGCCGCATTTGGTCTACCCGGTGCCGTTGAAGACCTCAGCCGAGAGGCACTGGAACATCAGTTTGCCACCAATGTGTTCGGCACTCAGCAACTCACTAACCTGGCCATTAAACACATGCGCCAACAAGGGCATGGCCGAATTATTTACAACAGCTCGGTTTTGGGGTTTGCTGCCATGGCTTACAGAGGAGCCTATAACGCAAGTAAATATGCAATTGAAGGTTTAGCCGACACTTTACGAGTCGAACTAAAGCATGACCCTATTCAGATCTGCTTAATCGAGCCCGGCCCAATATTGTCGCGTTTTAGAGCCAACGCCTACCGTGAATTTAAGCAATGGGTTGAACCTCTGTCACAAAATTCGGTGCATCAAGCAAACTATCAATCCATGGTGGCACGCTTGGCAAAAACCGAAGCCTCGGCGCCCTTTACTTTAGGCCCAGACGCGGTGTGCAAGGCGTTGTTACACGCACTGCAATCCAAACGCCCTAAAACTCGTTATCGCGTTACTTTGCCAACTAAAGCCTTCGCCCTCTTGAAACGACTTTTACCTACCCGCGCATTGGACTGGGTACTGGCTAAAGCCGGCGGCGATGGGCGACGTTAA
- a CDS encoding DUF502 domain-containing protein — protein sequence MGVLKRYFVAGLLVLLPLWITFEALRFLIGLFDRSLLLLPAKYQPDVLLGFDIPGFGIVVSVSIILLTGMLVANILGHRLVSWWERFLSKIPLVRSIYSAVKQIAEALFGAGDQTFQKVYLIQYPRPGLWTLAFQTSKSRGEAQMKTGVVGTINLFVPTTPNPTSGFFIIASLHEVVELDMSVDDALKMVISGGVVVPPWPPVSNEPLLKGITAQKLDVVEQDVDPVLDNQSKKDNESNV from the coding sequence ATGGGTGTTTTAAAACGCTATTTTGTAGCAGGGTTATTGGTTTTGCTGCCCTTATGGATCACATTTGAAGCCTTGCGTTTCTTAATTGGTTTATTTGATCGCAGTTTACTGTTGTTGCCTGCTAAGTACCAACCTGATGTTTTGCTGGGGTTTGATATCCCTGGATTTGGCATTGTCGTGTCGGTGAGTATTATTTTACTGACAGGCATGTTGGTGGCGAATATTTTAGGTCATCGTTTAGTCAGTTGGTGGGAACGTTTTTTATCCAAAATACCATTGGTGCGCTCGATATACAGCGCGGTTAAACAGATTGCTGAAGCCTTATTTGGTGCAGGGGATCAAACCTTTCAAAAGGTGTATTTGATTCAATATCCTCGTCCTGGTTTGTGGACGTTAGCGTTTCAGACCAGTAAGAGTCGGGGTGAAGCTCAGATGAAAACCGGGGTGGTTGGTACCATCAATTTGTTTGTACCGACGACACCTAATCCAACGTCCGGTTTTTTTATTATTGCGTCTTTGCATGAAGTGGTTGAGTTGGATATGTCGGTGGATGATGCCTTGAAAATGGTGATTTCTGGAGGGGTTGTAGTGCCACCTTGGCCGCCGGTTTCAAACGAGCCGTTACTCAAGGGGATTACGGCTCAGAAACTTGATGTTGTAGAACAGGATGTCGATCCTGTATTAGATAATCAGTCAAAAAAAGATAACGAAAGTAACGTTTAA
- the aspS gene encoding aspartate--tRNA ligase has protein sequence MRTHYCGQVTEALIGETVSVAGWVHRRRDHGGVIFIDLRDREGMLQVVVDPDTAEIFAKAEHLRAECVLTITGRVRERPEGTTNPNLPTGMVEMLAKDLEVLSMAEPIPFQLDDKQVSEEVRLKYRYIDLRRDEMQKTLMLRYKVTRSMRNYLDNNGFIDMETPILTKSTPEGARDYLVPSRTHENKFFALPQSPQLFKQLLMMSGFDRYYQITRCFRDEDLRADRQPEFTQLDIETSFMSEADVMGMMEGLTKTIFKEGIGVDFDYDFPRMTYADAVKKYGIDRPDLRIPLELVDVADLLQNIDFKVFAGPAKDPNGRVAALCVPGAGDMSRKEIDDYTKFVGIYGAKGLAYIKINDMSAGIDGLQSPIVKFFPDQVMQILERVGAKDGDIVFFGADKAKVVNEALGALRVKIGEDRKLFTEAWKPVWVVDFPMFEVDEKTARVAAMHHPFTQPKATTEEILSSQAPGQMLARAYDLVINGIEVGGGSVRIHETKMQAAVFKLLGISDEDAQDKFGFLLNALKYGCPPHAGMAFGLDRLIMLMAERESIRDVIAFPKTQSAACLLTEAPGLVDMAQLRELNLRLNKKVADAPK, from the coding sequence ATGCGTACACACTACTGTGGTCAAGTAACAGAAGCTTTAATTGGTGAAACGGTTAGCGTCGCGGGATGGGTTCATCGCCGTCGTGACCACGGTGGTGTGATTTTTATTGATTTACGTGATCGTGAAGGCATGTTGCAGGTTGTCGTGGATCCGGATACCGCTGAAATTTTTGCTAAAGCAGAACACTTACGTGCTGAGTGTGTGTTGACGATTACGGGCCGTGTGCGCGAACGTCCAGAAGGAACGACGAACCCTAATTTACCGACTGGTATGGTTGAAATGTTGGCGAAAGACCTAGAGGTTTTGAGCATGGCTGAGCCGATTCCTTTCCAGTTGGACGACAAGCAAGTCAGCGAAGAGGTTCGTTTAAAGTATCGTTATATTGATCTGCGCCGTGATGAAATGCAGAAAACCTTAATGTTGCGGTATAAAGTTACGCGTTCGATGCGTAACTATTTGGATAATAACGGCTTTATTGATATGGAAACGCCGATTTTAACCAAGTCTACCCCGGAAGGCGCACGTGATTATTTGGTGCCAAGCCGTACGCATGAAAATAAGTTTTTTGCTTTGCCACAATCGCCACAGTTGTTTAAACAATTGTTGATGATGTCTGGTTTTGATCGTTATTACCAAATCACGCGTTGTTTCCGTGATGAAGACTTGCGTGCTGATCGTCAGCCAGAATTTACCCAGTTAGATATTGAAACTTCATTTATGTCAGAAGCGGATGTGATGGGCATGATGGAAGGCTTAACTAAAACCATCTTTAAAGAAGGCATTGGTGTCGATTTCGATTATGACTTTCCACGCATGACCTATGCTGATGCGGTTAAAAAATACGGTATTGATCGTCCAGACCTCCGTATTCCGCTGGAACTAGTCGATGTGGCGGATTTATTGCAAAATATTGACTTTAAAGTATTCGCCGGCCCAGCAAAAGATCCAAATGGTCGTGTTGCCGCTTTATGTGTGCCGGGTGCGGGCGATATGTCGCGTAAAGAAATTGACGACTACACCAAGTTCGTCGGCATTTACGGTGCTAAAGGTTTGGCTTACATTAAGATTAACGATATGTCGGCTGGTATTGATGGTTTGCAGTCACCGATTGTCAAATTCTTCCCGGATCAAGTCATGCAGATTCTTGAGCGTGTAGGCGCTAAAGATGGCGATATTGTGTTCTTTGGTGCGGATAAAGCCAAGGTTGTGAACGAAGCGTTGGGTGCTTTACGTGTCAAAATTGGTGAAGATCGCAAACTGTTTACCGAAGCTTGGAAGCCGGTTTGGGTTGTGGACTTCCCAATGTTTGAAGTCGATGAAAAAACCGCGCGTGTGGCCGCGATGCATCACCCATTTACACAACCAAAAGCGACTACCGAAGAAATCTTAAGCAGCCAAGCACCTGGTCAAATGCTGGCGCGTGCTTACGATTTAGTAATCAACGGGATTGAAGTCGGTGGTGGTTCGGTACGTATTCACGAAACTAAGATGCAAGCCGCTGTCTTTAAACTTTTGGGTATTTCGGATGAGGATGCGCAAGATAAGTTCGGTTTCTTGCTAAATGCCTTGAAATATGGCTGTCCACCCCATGCGGGCATGGCGTTTGGTTTGGACCGTTTAATTATGTTGATGGCGGAACGTGAATCGATTCGTGACGTGATTGCCTTCCCGAAAACTCAGTCAGCCGCATGCTTGCTAACCGAAGCACCAGGCCTGGTGGACATGGCTCAATTACGTGAGTTAAACCTGCGTTTAAATAAAAAGGTCGCAGACGCGCCAAAGTAG
- the nadA gene encoding quinolinate synthase NadA, translating into MSHLQNEIPLQLVSRINELAADAQPAKVLNVEDKTALITRIKKLLKQRNAQIVAHYYVDADLQALAEETGGIVADSLEMANFGAQSDADVLVVCGVRFMGETAKLLSPEKTVIMPDLNATCSLDVGCPADEFAAFCAQHPDHTVVVYANTSVAVKAIADWVVTSGNALQIVNHLKAQGEKIIWAPDQHLGNWIEKETGIEMLRWMGHCIVHDEFKAFELEQLKREHPEAKLLVHPESSEAVVALADVVGSTKVLINAVQTLPDETFIVATDHGIFYKMRQLAPHKKLIVAPTDSKTTQCISCAHCPWMAMNGLQNLADSLEKLDQTIEIEESIRQKALGSLDRMLAFSRQIGLVKQKS; encoded by the coding sequence ATGAGCCACTTACAAAATGAAATTCCGCTTCAGCTTGTTTCTCGTATAAACGAGTTGGCGGCAGATGCCCAACCGGCGAAAGTGTTAAACGTAGAAGATAAAACGGCGTTAATCACGCGAATCAAAAAACTTTTGAAACAGCGTAATGCCCAAATTGTGGCACACTATTATGTCGATGCTGATCTTCAAGCCTTGGCTGAAGAAACGGGTGGCATCGTCGCAGATTCGCTGGAAATGGCCAACTTTGGTGCACAGTCAGATGCGGATGTGTTGGTGGTTTGCGGTGTGCGTTTTATGGGTGAAACCGCCAAGCTTTTAAGTCCGGAAAAAACCGTTATCATGCCGGATCTTAATGCAACCTGCTCTTTAGATGTTGGTTGTCCAGCGGATGAGTTTGCTGCGTTTTGCGCACAACACCCAGATCATACGGTAGTGGTTTATGCCAATACCAGCGTAGCGGTAAAAGCGATTGCCGACTGGGTGGTGACATCAGGTAATGCGTTGCAGATAGTGAATCACTTAAAAGCTCAAGGTGAAAAAATTATCTGGGCACCGGATCAGCATTTAGGTAACTGGATAGAAAAAGAAACCGGCATAGAAATGCTACGTTGGATGGGGCATTGCATTGTTCATGATGAGTTTAAAGCGTTTGAACTAGAGCAATTAAAACGCGAACATCCTGAAGCCAAATTATTAGTTCATCCAGAATCATCCGAAGCCGTAGTCGCATTGGCCGATGTAGTCGGTTCTACCAAGGTGTTAATTAATGCGGTGCAAACTTTGCCAGATGAAACCTTTATTGTGGCAACGGATCACGGCATTTTTTATAAGATGCGTCAATTAGCGCCGCATAAAAAATTAATTGTAGCACCGACCGATTCAAAGACCACGCAGTGCATTAGTTGTGCACATTGTCCGTGGATGGCGATGAATGGTTTACAGAATTTGGCGGATAGCTTAGAAAAACTGGATCAAACCATTGAGATTGAAGAATCAATTCGCCAAAAAGCCCTAGGCTCGTTGGACCGAATGCTAGCCTTCTCGCGTCAAATCGGTTTGGTCAAACAGAAAAGTTAA
- a CDS encoding YebC/PmpR family DNA-binding transcriptional regulator produces the protein MAGHSKWANIKHRKARQDAKKGKVFTKLIRELVVAAKAGGPYPEDNPRLRAAVDKALRENMKRDTIDKAIARGAGNQEGDDYEEIRYEGYAPAGVAVMVDCLTDNRNRTVSEVRHAFSKKGGNLGTDGSVAYMFNKQGVISFEPGLDEDSVMEAAIEAGADDVIVNNDSSIDVVTPSEDFHTVADALVSAGYEPSEADVHMESDIKVALDFEDAQKVMELIDMLEDLDDVQRVYSNMELSDEVMAQLMAAD, from the coding sequence ATGGCTGGACATAGTAAATGGGCAAATATTAAACACCGTAAAGCCCGCCAAGATGCCAAAAAAGGCAAGGTGTTTACCAAGTTAATTCGTGAGCTAGTGGTGGCGGCAAAAGCCGGTGGGCCTTATCCTGAAGACAATCCCCGTCTACGTGCCGCGGTTGATAAAGCCCTACGTGAAAACATGAAGCGTGACACGATTGATAAAGCCATTGCACGCGGTGCGGGTAATCAAGAAGGTGATGATTACGAAGAAATTCGTTATGAAGGCTATGCCCCAGCCGGAGTGGCGGTGATGGTGGACTGTTTAACCGATAATCGAAATCGTACCGTATCAGAAGTGCGCCATGCCTTCAGTAAAAAAGGCGGCAACTTGGGCACCGATGGTTCGGTGGCTTATATGTTTAATAAACAAGGTGTGATCAGTTTTGAACCGGGTTTAGATGAAGATTCGGTAATGGAAGCCGCAATAGAAGCGGGCGCGGATGATGTAATCGTCAACAACGACAGCAGTATTGATGTGGTGACACCGTCAGAGGATTTTCATACGGTTGCAGATGCATTGGTCAGCGCCGGTTACGAACCTAGTGAAGCCGATGTACATATGGAATCGGACATCAAAGTCGCTTTAGACTTTGAGGATGCTCAAAAGGTGATGGAACTGATTGATATGCTTGAGGATTTGGATGATGTGCAACGGGTCTATAGCAACATGGAGCTGTCGGACGAAGTCATGGCACAATTGATGGCCGCTGATTAG
- the ruvC gene encoding crossover junction endodeoxyribonuclease RuvC yields the protein MKVTQRILGIDPGSRKTGFGLIESGRYHPTYVVSGVIRVEKFSGAERLKNIFESVGQLIDQYQPSMMAIEKVFVHKNPNSAIKLGQARGVILCAAAIKNIPIIEYTPTQIKSTIVGQGHAGKEAVQFMVKQLLRLTEVPQEDAADALACALCHDRYLSLGIDPQSLSKGTHFS from the coding sequence TTGAAAGTCACCCAACGCATATTAGGCATTGATCCGGGTTCACGTAAAACTGGCTTTGGCTTAATTGAATCCGGTCGTTATCATCCGACCTATGTGGTCAGTGGCGTGATTCGAGTCGAAAAGTTTAGTGGGGCCGAAAGGTTAAAGAATATATTTGAATCGGTTGGCCAATTGATTGATCAATACCAGCCGTCGATGATGGCGATTGAAAAAGTCTTTGTGCATAAAAATCCTAACTCGGCCATTAAGCTGGGGCAAGCGCGCGGTGTGATTTTGTGCGCGGCCGCGATTAAAAATATCCCAATTATTGAATACACGCCGACCCAGATTAAAAGCACCATCGTCGGACAAGGTCATGCCGGTAAAGAAGCGGTGCAGTTTATGGTCAAGCAACTTTTACGCTTAACCGAGGTGCCGCAGGAAGATGCCGCCGATGCGCTGGCGTGCGCCTTATGCCACGACCGTTATTTAAGCTTGGGGATTGACCCACAAAGCCTGTCAAAAGGCACCCACTTTAGTTAG
- the ruvA gene encoding Holliday junction branch migration protein RuvA encodes MIGFLRGQLVVKQPPLLVIDVQGVGYEVEAPMSSFYALKELGSEVQILTHMHVREDAMLLFGFVTEQERALFRELIKVSGIGAKMALGILSSQAVDEFCAHVNAADTAALSKVPGIGKKTAERLVIEMRDRLKSWQMANIQTNSASKLAPGLVVTSHSHSAVSALISLGYKEAQAESLIKSVYEEGLSLEVLIKRALQQVKI; translated from the coding sequence ATGATCGGATTTTTACGTGGCCAACTGGTGGTCAAACAACCGCCTTTGTTGGTGATTGATGTGCAGGGCGTGGGTTATGAAGTAGAAGCCCCGATGTCGAGTTTTTATGCACTCAAAGAATTGGGTTCTGAGGTTCAGATTTTAACGCACATGCATGTACGTGAAGACGCGATGCTGTTATTCGGTTTTGTCACCGAGCAAGAGCGTGCTTTGTTTCGGGAGCTGATTAAGGTCAGCGGCATTGGTGCCAAAATGGCATTGGGGATTTTATCCAGTCAAGCGGTTGATGAATTCTGCGCACACGTGAATGCCGCCGATACCGCTGCTTTATCGAAGGTACCAGGTATCGGCAAAAAAACCGCTGAACGCCTAGTCATTGAAATGCGCGACCGCTTAAAAAGCTGGCAAATGGCGAATATTCAAACCAATAGTGCATCTAAATTAGCACCAGGCCTGGTCGTCACATCACATTCACATTCTGCAGTGTCGGCTCTGATATCCTTGGGTTACAAAGAAGCACAGGCTGAATCGTTAATTAAAAGTGTGTATGAAGAAGGTTTAAGTCTAGAAGTGTTGATTAAGCGCGCATTGCAACAGGTGAAAATATGA